The following are encoded together in the Penicillium digitatum chromosome 3, complete sequence genome:
- a CDS encoding Kinesin family protein (BimC), putative, with protein sequence MAGPPRPPSTLPSTRRSGLRQPVRRAGSAVPERHAPPGVSTPSVRSTAMSAPRVARSPEKAGSANKRKEKDFEREINEDTSIHVVVRCRGRSDREIKDNNGVVLSTPEGVKGKTLDLSMGPNAVSNKTYAFDKVFSPAADQTTVYDDVVVPVLDEMLAGYNCTIFAYGQTGTGKTYTMSGDMTDTLGILSDDAGIIPRTLYALFNKLEDTESTVKCSFIELYNEELRDLLSYDDSTKLKIFENEKKGGHSTMVQGMEETYIDSASTGIRLLQTGSHKRQVAATKCNDLSSRSHTIFTITVLTKRTTESGEDYVSSGKLNLVDLAGSENIGRSGAENKRATEAGLINKSLLTLGRVINALVDKSSHIPYRESKLTRLLQDSLGGRTKTCIIATVSPARNNLEETISTLDYAFRAKNIRNKPQINSIISKTKLLRDIGMEIEKLKSELIATRHRNGVYMTPDAYEEMTMESESRRIVNEEQRAKIESMEASLRHKVQELLSITGNFNSLKNDNEDTLSKLKETRDVLNETEKFWKDTQEKLDEEKIVRKAHQNTEKQLRHIGAGLVTTLNGTIQDVNGLHAKLDRKDNLEADNRQTWQISTGKVSHVTERVDARMQIFLSQHANLLEEMSGKIHHFVDHELDTVQLARSHLTDLDASFDKAEAEAKNNTSTAHDEMNEVLEEIKVLREEVKSKVGEGLNGLSAAAARISEEVIGEFSEFHSQLHSSYSTLGKDFKNMFEDMAKHLDEQKSEVHKLRLQLQAANRQTIEASRKASSNLAQFLEEEHASAQAERETLMSHIRGLLEDSSNKQNNRLKSKFDTLRTGISASGDSLEQATAQHDRHVDEWIFKEEQFAKDITSSKDEIKTRMQNDWETFDQRNASIHRATESVHQETVRIVDAQMSDMGTQMKALDDFVAKARFQNGRFHESHLDSLNAMAKNARESRSNIYGQLNGFTGRVKQLQEDVDFHTENMEQTTAPLHAEVRQPLLNLRSNIQSHPLKEYVPTGITPQKRRYEYPLEMPQTEAHDGLRTRHRTSKQFTALPFSEEEQQDSPARDSPQASPPKKFVYYDTPEEEGHSLPPSTVPPPNTGLREVDLNVAKLVVSDGDDVLPPTKRETPAMVTSADLDETPEKEEPEPSRKRRRSNSNINTESKLPKTMLSKRMTGLKEGRENLPPSAIASGRRFRNRTSD encoded by the exons ATGGCTGGCCCACCAAGGCCCCCGTCCACCCTCCCCAGCACGAGGAGGTCGGGTTTGCGCCAACCAGTTCGACGAGCGGGTTCAGCAGTCCCAGAACGTCATGCACCACCTGGAGTGTCTACACCCTCAGTGAGGTCAACTGCTATGAGTGCACCCCGTGTGGCGAGAAGTCCCGAAAAGGCGGGCTCCGCGAAcaaaaggaaagagaaagaTTTTGAACGAGAAATCAACGAGGACACAAGCATTCATGTGGTGGTCCGCTGTCGTGGCCGCAGCGATCGCGAGATCAAAGACAACAACGGCGTTGTCTTGTCAACACCGGAAGGTGTGAAAGGCAAGACCCTCGATCTCTCGATGGGACCCAATGCGGTTTCAAACAAGACATATGCTTTCGATAAGGTCTTCTCCCCGGCCGCCGATCAAACCACTGTCTACGATGATGTGGTTGTACCGGTCCTCGACGAG ATGTTGGCAGGTTACAATTGCACTATCTTCGCATACGGACAGACTGGAACGGGAAAGACATATACCATGTCAGGAGACATGACAGACACATTAGGAATCCTGTCCGACGATGCAGGAATTATTCCACGTACCCTCTACGCTTTGTTTAACAAGCTCGAGGACACAGAAAGTACAGTGAAATGCTCCTTTATCGAACTTTACAACGAGGAACTCCGAGATCTCCTTTCATATGATGATAGTACCAAGCTCAAGATATTCGAAAATGAGAAGAAGGGAGGACACAGCACAATGGTTCAGGGCATGGAGGAGACTTACATCGACTCGGCGTCCACCGGAATCAGACTACTTCAGACAGGCAGCCACAAACGCCAAGTAGCAGCCACGAAATGCAACGACCTGAGTTCCCGAAGTCATACAATTTTCACCATCACCGTTCTCACAAAGCGCACGACCGAATCTGGCGAAGACTACGTTAGCTCGGGCAAGTTGAATCTAGTTGATCTCGCAGGTAGCGAAAACATCGGACGGAGCGGTGCAGAGAATAAACGGGCAACGGAGGCAGGCCTTATCAACAAGAGTCTACTCACACTTGGGAGAGTGATCAACGCTCTGGTAGATAAGAGCTCGCACATTCCTTACCGAGAGTCAAAACTCACAAGACTGCTACAAGATTCACTTGGAGGACGAACAAAGACATGTATCATCGCCACTGTTTCGCCTGCCCGCAACAACCTAGAGGAGACAATCTCTACCCTGGATTATGCCTTCCGAGCCAAGAACATTCGCAACAAACCTCAGATTAATTCTATCATTTCTAAAACCAAGCTCCTGCGTGATATCGGTATGGAAATTGAGAAGCTCAAGAGCGAGCTCATTGCCACCCGACATCGCAATGGAGTCTATATGACGCCTGATGCATACGAAGAAATGACGATGGAAAGTGAATCGCGGCGAATCGTCAACGAAGAACAGCGTGCCAAGATCGAGTCGATGGAGGCAAGCCTTCGCCACAAGGTCCAAGAGCTACTTTCTATCACGGGCAACTTCAACTCATTAAAGAATGACAATGAGGACACTCTGTCCAAGCTCAAAGAAACACGTGATGTTCTCAACGAAACAGAAAAGTTTTGGAAGGACACCCAGGAGAAGTTGGACGAAGAGAAGATTGTGCGGAAAGCCCATCAAAACACGGAAAAGCAGCTTCGTCACATCGGTGCCGGCCTAGTGACCACTTTGAACGGTACCATTCAAGACGTGAATGGACTGCATGCGAAATTGGATCGCAAAGACAACCTAGAGGCCGATAATCGGCAAACCTGGCAAATATCAACCGGCAAGGTATCGCATGTCACAGAACGGGTGGATGCTCGCATGCAGATCTTCCTATCGCAGCATGCGAATCTGCTAGAGGAGATGTCTGGCAAAATACACCATTTTGTAGACCATGAATTGGACACTGTGCAGCTTGCCCGCTCCCACCTTACGGATCTTGATGCCTCATTTGACAAGGCAGAGGCAGAGGCCAAGAACAACACCTCCACTGCCCACGACGAGATGAATGAAGTTCTCGAGGAGATCAAGGTCCTGAGAGAAGAAGTCAAGTCTAAAGTTGGTGAAGGCCTGAATGGCttgtcagctgctgctgctcggATCTCCGAAGAGGTTATTGGGGAGTTCTCGGAGTTCCACTCCCAACTTCATTCGTCATACAGCACCTTAGGCAAGGACTTCAAGAACATGTTTGAGGACATGGCAAAGCACCTTGATGAACAGAAATCCGAAGTCCACAAACTACGTCTCCAGCTGCAAGCAGCTAATCGCCAGACGATAGAGGCCAGTAGAAAAGCTTCATCCAATCTAGCACAGTTTCTGGAAGAGGAACATGCGAGTGCACAAGCCGAGCGTGAGACTCTAATGTCTCATATTCGGGGACTTCTTGAGGACTCAAGTAATAAACAGAACAACCGCCTTAAGAGCAAATTTGATACCCTACGCACCGGCATATCGGCATCAGGCGACTCTCTTGAGCAAGCAACTGCGCAGCACGACAGACACGTTGATGAATGGATTTTCAAGGAGGAACAGTTTGCGAAAGACATCACTTCATCCAAAGATGAAATTAAAACCAGAATGCAGAATGATTGGGAG ACTTTCGACCAGCGTAATGCCTCAATTCATCGCGCAACGGAGTCTGTGCATCAAGAGACTGTGCGCATTGTTGATGCTCAAATGAGCGACATGGGTACACAAATGAAGGCTTTGGATGACTTTGTTGCGAAAGCACGATTCCAAAATGGCCGTTTCCATGAATCACACCTAGATAGTTTAAACGCCATGGCTAAGAATGCCCGAGAGTCCCGCTCAAACATCTATGGGCAACTCAATGGGTTTACTGGACGTGTCAAGCAACTGCAGGAGGATGTCGATTTCCATACTGAGAACATGGAACAAACTACTGCACCTTTGCATGCTGAAGTCCGCCAACCACTTTTGAATTTGCGGTCCAACATCCAGAGCCACCCCCTGAAAGAGTATGTCCCAACAGGTATTACACCTCAGAAGCGACGATATGAATACCCTTTGGAAATGCCCCAAACGGAAGCTCATGACGGCCTTCGCACTCGACACCGGACATCCAAGCAGTTTACTGCTCTGCCATTCAGTGAGGAGGAGCAACAGGACTCCCCTGCTCGCGATTCACCCCAGGCTTCACCGCCCAAGAAATTCGTGTATTATGATACTCCGGAAGAGGAAGGCCATTCTCTTCCACCATCCACAGTCCCACCTCCCAATACTGGCCTTAGAGAAGT